In the genome of Massilibacillus massiliensis, one region contains:
- a CDS encoding YitT family protein → MFIGSIITAIGLEMFLVPNNIIDGGVVGVSIMASYLSGQSIGFFLVLFNLPFLYLGYKQIGKTFAISSIFAICSLAFWTNQFHPVEVVTHDLFLATIFGGILVGLGVGFIIRNGGSLDGTEIVAIILDRRSGFSVGEIVMFINLFILSIAGLVFSWDKAMYSLVAYFIIAKVMDTVIDGIDESKGVTIVSNEPDEIADALMARLGRGVTILHGEGAYSGDAKKVLYCVITRLEVEKLKAIVTEKDEAAFVTITEVHDIMGGRFKKKAIH, encoded by the coding sequence ATGTTTATTGGATCGATTATTACAGCGATTGGCTTAGAGATGTTTTTAGTTCCTAATAATATTATTGATGGCGGCGTTGTTGGGGTATCTATTATGGCGAGTTATTTAAGTGGTCAATCCATAGGTTTTTTCTTGGTGCTATTTAATTTGCCGTTTTTATATTTAGGATACAAACAAATTGGCAAGACTTTCGCAATTTCCTCGATTTTTGCGATTTGTTCTTTGGCTTTTTGGACAAACCAATTTCATCCGGTAGAGGTTGTTACACATGATTTATTTTTGGCAACGATCTTTGGCGGCATATTGGTTGGATTAGGTGTAGGCTTTATTATCCGGAATGGTGGCTCATTGGATGGTACAGAAATTGTAGCAATCATTTTGGATAGACGCAGTGGGTTCTCCGTTGGTGAAATCGTTATGTTCATCAATTTATTTATTCTAAGTATCGCTGGATTAGTGTTTTCTTGGGATAAAGCAATGTACTCTTTGGTGGCGTATTTTATCATTGCGAAAGTGATGGATACAGTAATTGACGGTATTGATGAATCAAAAGGTGTTACGATTGTAAGCAATGAGCCTGATGAAATTGCAGATGCACTGATGGCAAGATTGGGGCGTGGCGTAACGATTCTTCATGGAGAAGGTGCTTACTCCGGGGATGCAAAGAAAGTTCTATATTGTGTAATTACTCGATTGGAAGTAGAGAAATTGAAGGCAATTGTCACGGAAAAAGACGAGGCGGCTTTTGTGACGATTACCGAAGTTCACGATATTATGGGTGGACGATTTAAGAAGAAAGCGATTCACTAA
- a CDS encoding DeoR/GlpR family DNA-binding transcription regulator: MDTILTEERYATILKILEEKKAVTVLDLTKLLNSSESTIRRDLTVLHNNGKLYKVYGGATSIDNNYSTREEDVSTKKDLHREDKLEIAKYAATLIKRNDFVYLDAGTTTELMIDFITETNATYVTNGIYHASKLSSRGLNAYILSGKIKSSTAAIIGTQAMDNLKRYNFTKGFFGVNGISTTAGFSTPDASEGMIKAEALAKCKKSYILADASKFNKISPITFANISCATIITNASADKKFHDYTTIIEVNSL; encoded by the coding sequence GTGGATACAATTTTAACAGAAGAACGCTATGCAACAATATTGAAAATATTAGAAGAGAAGAAAGCAGTAACCGTCCTTGATTTGACAAAATTACTCAATTCTTCCGAATCTACGATTCGTCGAGATTTAACGGTGCTCCATAATAACGGGAAATTATATAAAGTCTATGGTGGAGCAACCTCAATTGACAATAATTACAGTACCCGTGAAGAAGATGTTTCCACAAAAAAAGATCTGCATCGAGAAGACAAACTGGAAATTGCAAAATATGCTGCGACTCTAATTAAACGAAATGATTTCGTTTATCTGGATGCAGGCACGACAACAGAGTTGATGATTGATTTTATCACGGAAACAAATGCAACTTACGTTACGAATGGAATCTATCATGCCAGCAAATTATCTTCCAGAGGGCTCAATGCTTATATTCTCAGCGGAAAAATAAAAAGTTCCACTGCCGCTATCATCGGTACACAAGCGATGGACAACTTAAAACGCTATAATTTTACCAAAGGTTTTTTCGGTGTAAACGGAATCAGCACAACCGCTGGTTTTAGTACGCCCGATGCAAGTGAAGGTATGATAAAAGCCGAGGCATTAGCAAAATGTAAAAAATCCTATATCCTTGCTGACGCTTCAAAATTTAACAAAATCTCACCGATTACATTTGCTAATATTTCTTGTGCAACAATTATCACGAATGCCTCTGCTGATAAAAAATTTCATGACTATACAACGATTATAGAGGTGAACTCGCTATGA
- the pfkB gene encoding 1-phosphofructokinase — MIYTVTFNPSLDYIVKLDTFTPGAVNRTKTEMIYCGGKGINVSIVLKNLGFTSKALGFIAGFTGQEVKKRLQQLGCESDFIELDQGLSRINVKIKAEAESEINGQGPFIDAIALQALFTKLDHLSAGDILVLAGSIPSTLPNDIYEKIMAKLMKKDVHIIVDATCSLLLNVLKYKPFLIKPNHHELGEMFGVTLNNDEEIITYAKKLQDLGAQNVLISMAGDGAILLTNKQDVYKSQAPKGKVINSVGAGDSMVAGFLAGYLDSGDLQKAFKMGIATGSASAFSEELATKAEVEKLFNALL, encoded by the coding sequence ATGATTTATACAGTAACTTTTAATCCATCTCTGGATTACATCGTAAAATTGGATACTTTTACACCAGGTGCAGTCAATCGCACAAAAACAGAGATGATTTATTGTGGTGGCAAAGGAATTAACGTCTCTATCGTATTAAAAAATCTTGGTTTTACTAGCAAAGCACTTGGTTTTATCGCTGGTTTTACCGGTCAGGAAGTAAAGAAACGTTTGCAGCAACTTGGTTGTGAAAGTGATTTTATTGAACTCGATCAAGGTCTTTCTCGCATCAATGTAAAAATTAAAGCCGAAGCAGAAAGTGAAATCAACGGGCAAGGTCCTTTTATCGATGCAATTGCCTTACAAGCATTATTTACGAAATTAGATCATTTATCCGCCGGCGATATATTGGTACTCGCCGGCAGTATTCCAAGTACGCTCCCAAATGATATTTACGAAAAAATCATGGCAAAACTCATGAAAAAAGATGTGCATATCATTGTCGATGCGACTTGCTCTTTATTATTAAATGTTTTAAAATACAAACCTTTCTTAATCAAACCCAATCATCACGAATTGGGTGAAATGTTTGGCGTAACGCTAAACAACGACGAAGAAATCATCACTTACGCTAAAAAGCTGCAAGATCTTGGCGCACAAAATGTACTCATATCGATGGCCGGGGATGGAGCGATCCTCCTGACAAACAAGCAGGATGTTTATAAAAGCCAAGCTCCTAAAGGTAAAGTGATCAATTCCGTCGGCGCAGGTGATTCAATGGTGGCAGGCTTCTTAGCTGGCTATTTAGACAGCGGCGATTTGCAAAAAGCTTTTAAAATGGGCATAGCAACTGGCAGCGCAAGTGCCTTTTCAGAAGAGTTAGCAACAAAAGCCGAAGTTGAAAAACTTTTTAATGCTTTATTATAA
- a CDS encoding PTS fructose transporter subunit IIABC: MRITDLLKASGIALDAKVTSKSEAIDMLVDLMADTGNLSDKEAYKKDVLAREASSTTGIGESIAIPHAKSRAVKAAGLAAMVVKDGVEYESLDGQPAKLFFLIAAPDTSADLHVEVLSRLATILMDSNFKNSLLHATSAEEFLKQIDETEAKKFPEEAKKAPDIQPGQYQILAVTACPTGIAHTFMAAEKLEQTAKEMGISIKVETNGSGGAKNVLTAEEIKNADCIIIAADKNVELARFSGKPVIQTRVADGIHKAKELLERATKTKVPVYYSNTKEATQLTDEHESFGRQIYKHLMNGVSHMLPFVIGGGILIALAFLFDDYTIDPSKFGSNTPLAAFLMKIGGTAFGFMLPVLAGFIAMSIGDRPALAVGFVGGMLANSGGSGFLGALIAGFVAGYIVLGLRKLFSGLPQSLEGLKPVLLYPFFGVLLIGAIILLIINPPVGAINAWMSDGLNSLSSSSKIFLGILLGGMMAVDMGGPINKAAYVFGTASLANGQYEIMAAVMAGGMVPPLAIALCTTFFKNRFTESERKSGVTNYIMGLSFITEGAIPFASADPVRVLPACILGSATAGALSMMFNCALRAPHGGLFVVPVISNPFGYLAALIIGSIVGMLVLALLKKPLQK; the protein is encoded by the coding sequence ATGCGTATTACCGATTTATTAAAAGCTAGCGGCATTGCTTTAGATGCAAAAGTAACCTCAAAATCAGAAGCGATTGATATGCTGGTTGATCTTATGGCAGATACCGGAAACCTATCAGACAAGGAAGCCTATAAAAAGGATGTACTTGCGCGTGAAGCAAGCAGTACCACCGGCATAGGTGAAAGCATTGCAATTCCACATGCCAAAAGCCGTGCTGTAAAAGCAGCCGGACTTGCTGCAATGGTTGTAAAAGACGGTGTCGAGTACGAATCATTAGACGGTCAGCCGGCAAAACTCTTTTTCCTGATTGCGGCACCGGATACTTCTGCTGACTTACATGTTGAAGTACTCAGCCGCTTAGCTACAATCCTTATGGATAGCAATTTCAAAAATAGCTTACTCCATGCAACAAGTGCAGAAGAATTTTTAAAACAAATTGACGAAACAGAAGCAAAAAAATTTCCTGAGGAAGCAAAAAAAGCACCGGATATTCAGCCAGGACAATATCAAATTCTTGCTGTTACTGCTTGTCCGACAGGTATTGCGCATACTTTCATGGCAGCTGAAAAACTTGAACAAACAGCAAAAGAAATGGGTATTTCGATCAAAGTAGAAACCAATGGCTCCGGAGGCGCAAAAAATGTCCTCACTGCTGAAGAAATAAAAAATGCAGATTGTATTATCATTGCTGCTGATAAAAATGTTGAATTAGCACGGTTTAGCGGTAAACCAGTCATTCAGACAAGAGTCGCCGATGGTATCCATAAGGCAAAAGAGTTGCTAGAACGCGCCACAAAAACAAAGGTTCCCGTCTATTACAGTAATACAAAAGAAGCTACGCAGCTAACCGACGAACATGAAAGTTTCGGTCGTCAAATTTATAAACACTTAATGAATGGCGTATCACATATGCTTCCGTTCGTAATTGGCGGCGGTATTTTGATCGCACTTGCATTTTTATTTGACGATTACACGATTGATCCATCAAAGTTTGGTTCCAATACACCATTAGCCGCCTTCCTCATGAAAATCGGCGGAACTGCCTTTGGGTTTATGCTCCCAGTCCTCGCTGGATTCATCGCGATGAGTATCGGAGACCGTCCGGCACTGGCAGTTGGCTTCGTCGGTGGGATGCTTGCTAATAGCGGCGGTTCTGGTTTTCTAGGTGCATTGATCGCCGGATTTGTTGCCGGCTACATCGTGCTAGGGTTAAGAAAACTTTTCTCCGGACTGCCACAATCTCTGGAAGGTTTAAAACCAGTTCTACTATACCCATTCTTTGGTGTTCTTCTCATCGGTGCTATTATTTTATTGATTATCAATCCACCGGTAGGTGCAATTAATGCTTGGATGTCAGATGGTTTAAATTCATTAAGTTCCAGCAGTAAGATTTTTCTTGGCATCTTACTCGGCGGTATGATGGCTGTCGATATGGGCGGCCCAATCAACAAGGCGGCTTACGTATTTGGCACCGCTTCTTTAGCCAATGGACAATACGAAATTATGGCGGCTGTCATGGCCGGCGGTATGGTTCCACCGCTTGCAATCGCACTTTGTACAACTTTCTTTAAAAATCGCTTTACTGAAAGTGAAAGAAAATCAGGTGTGACAAACTATATTATGGGTCTCTCCTTTATTACCGAGGGTGCAATTCCTTTTGCCTCTGCTGACCCAGTTAGAGTTCTTCCTGCATGTATTCTTGGCTCAGCAACAGCAGGCGCACTATCCATGATGTTTAACTGTGCATTACGTGCTCCCCATGGCGGCCTATTTGTCGTACCGGTCATCAGCAATCCATTTGGATATCTAGCGGCCTTGATCATCGGTTCCATCGTAGGTATGCTCGTTTTGGCACTTTTGAAAAAACCACTCCAAAAATAA
- a CDS encoding phosphohexomutase domain-containing protein has product MNSSKSIMKLQNGSDVRGVAVEGITDEPVNLFPETANRIAGGFVLFLAQTLGKDPADIKIAVGHDSRISASELKCGVLEGITAKGSKAVDCGLASTPAMFMSIVFEETKMDGAIMITASHLPYNRNGLKFFTKHGGLNRGDITAVLESAEGMRAQKGCLAEVEKLALIDIYAKYLCEKICAGVNAADYMHPLKGMHIVVDAGNGGGGFFASKVLKELGADITGSVFLEPDGMFPNHIPNPEDKKAMQAIQGAVLNSKADLGLIFDTDVDRMSAVLSTGEEINRNALIAMMAAILAPDYPGSTIVTDSVTSDELKVFLEKELGLKHHRYMRGYKNVINECIRLNENGTVSPLAIETSGHGALHENYYLDDGAYLAVKLLIAAARLKGDGKPLGALVEKLGHPQEAREYRLYMKGITDFQAYGKQVLQAFEERASARNIQIATPSFEGVRLVFEDGWALLRMSLHDPNMPLNIESRHAGGCDKILHEVGVLLTGFDGLDMSVFKDQKK; this is encoded by the coding sequence ATGAATTCAAGTAAGAGTATAATGAAACTTCAAAATGGCAGTGATGTACGTGGTGTTGCTGTGGAAGGAATCACCGATGAACCGGTGAATTTGTTCCCAGAGACTGCAAATCGAATTGCGGGAGGCTTTGTTCTTTTTCTTGCACAAACATTAGGAAAAGATCCTGCTGATATTAAAATTGCGGTTGGTCATGATTCAAGAATCTCAGCATCTGAGCTAAAATGTGGTGTTTTAGAAGGAATTACGGCAAAAGGCAGCAAAGCTGTGGATTGCGGTTTGGCGTCGACACCGGCGATGTTTATGTCCATTGTTTTTGAGGAAACCAAGATGGATGGAGCAATTATGATTACGGCAAGTCATCTTCCCTATAATCGTAATGGTCTTAAATTTTTTACCAAACATGGAGGTCTGAATCGTGGCGATATTACTGCTGTACTTGAGAGTGCTGAGGGAATGCGTGCACAAAAAGGATGTCTTGCGGAAGTCGAAAAACTTGCGCTGATTGATATTTATGCCAAGTATCTGTGTGAAAAAATTTGCGCAGGTGTAAATGCGGCAGATTATATGCACCCTCTTAAAGGGATGCACATTGTGGTTGATGCTGGAAATGGCGGAGGCGGATTCTTTGCTTCAAAGGTATTGAAAGAGCTTGGTGCAGATATAACAGGAAGTGTTTTTTTAGAACCTGATGGCATGTTTCCAAATCATATTCCAAATCCAGAGGATAAGAAGGCTATGCAGGCAATCCAGGGTGCGGTACTTAACAGCAAGGCAGATTTAGGTCTTATCTTTGACACGGATGTTGACCGCATGAGCGCAGTATTATCAACAGGTGAAGAGATTAATCGGAATGCTCTGATTGCGATGATGGCAGCGATTCTTGCGCCAGATTATCCGGGAAGTACGATTGTGACAGATTCGGTTACATCAGATGAACTTAAAGTTTTTCTTGAGAAGGAACTAGGCTTGAAACATCATCGTTATATGAGAGGCTATAAAAATGTTATTAACGAATGTATTCGATTGAATGAAAATGGCACAGTGTCTCCATTGGCGATTGAAACTTCTGGGCATGGAGCACTCCATGAAAATTATTATCTTGATGATGGAGCATATTTAGCAGTCAAATTACTGATTGCAGCAGCAAGGCTAAAGGGTGATGGAAAACCACTTGGTGCGTTGGTAGAAAAATTGGGGCACCCGCAAGAAGCGCGCGAATATCGGTTGTATATGAAGGGGATAACTGATTTTCAGGCTTATGGAAAGCAGGTTTTGCAGGCGTTTGAAGAGCGGGCTTCAGCACGTAATATTCAGATTGCGACTCCGTCTTTTGAAGGTGTACGTCTTGTGTTTGAAGATGGCTGGGCTTTATTGCGGATGTCATTGCACGATCCTAATATGCCATTAAATATAGAAAGCCGTCATGCAGGTGGTTGTGATAAAATCTTGCACGAGGTTGGGGTATTGCTCACGGGATTTGATGGACTTGATATGAGTGTATTTAAAGATCAGAAGAAATAA
- a CDS encoding MgtC/SapB family protein has product MVSEWELLLRLVLACFLGGLIGYERQSRRKSAGLRTNILVCLGSCLIMVLSEEIYQQVEGLTNADPARLAAQVVSGIGFLGAGTIMKEGLTVRGLTTAACLWVVAGVGLAVGAGFYAGALFTSFLVFATLGTLSRLDDWVTHERNLVISIESDDTPGQIGEIGKCLESLHIKTKGLQIKENTEDTVCIEIIALNSDCTKASMIAECLMKLKGVHGVDIG; this is encoded by the coding sequence ATGGTTTCAGAATGGGAATTATTATTAAGATTGGTACTGGCTTGCTTTTTGGGTGGTTTGATTGGCTATGAGAGACAATCAAGAAGGAAATCAGCAGGACTTCGTACAAATATATTGGTATGTTTAGGATCGTGTTTAATTATGGTATTGTCAGAGGAGATTTATCAGCAGGTTGAAGGTTTAACAAATGCTGATCCAGCGCGGCTGGCTGCACAAGTGGTAAGTGGAATTGGGTTTTTAGGTGCAGGCACGATTATGAAAGAGGGACTGACGGTAAGAGGCTTAACTACCGCTGCATGTCTCTGGGTTGTTGCTGGTGTTGGTTTAGCCGTAGGCGCTGGTTTTTATGCGGGTGCGCTGTTTACGTCGTTTTTAGTGTTTGCAACGTTAGGCACACTATCGAGACTCGATGATTGGGTAACGCATGAAAGAAATTTGGTCATTTCGATTGAATCCGATGATACGCCTGGCCAAATTGGTGAGATTGGGAAATGTTTAGAATCTCTTCATATTAAAACTAAGGGGTTACAGATAAAAGAAAATACCGAAGACACGGTTTGTATTGAAATTATTGCATTAAATAGCGATTGCACAAAGGCATCTATGATCGCTGAATGTTTAATGAAGCTTAAAGGCGTTCATGGTGTTGATATCGGATGA
- a CDS encoding MerC domain-containing protein: MIKKTRKKKPSFFSKPWLIWSMLILFFPIGLYLLWKHKPYNVLPSILITILMSFLLFTSIFTAVLYKQSLDKQAEQADSTSAVEGNLAKTEVWADQYRPDQVAFLQFIQDLNQEIKLYSSIHAEYKTLVTGIQKNNTPSPGIAWANIDHLNRRLEQSQERITAMKPPTNLSAEDQNALAASLKNYANFLSDLEISYMLMQNSLLRSDPEANKLSNASLEKATNNLKTIKSDLNTLAIKLNVPLDVQLKYQNIAKLPELREVVPAQTESIKDMAITDTQKASATPQSLPQGSIDGAPGITGDVITIAD, encoded by the coding sequence ATGATCAAAAAGACGAGAAAAAAGAAACCAAGTTTTTTTTCTAAACCTTGGCTGATTTGGAGTATGCTGATTTTATTTTTTCCTATCGGCTTATACCTTTTATGGAAACACAAACCGTATAACGTTCTTCCTTCTATATTGATAACAATTTTGATGAGTTTTCTGCTATTCACCTCTATTTTCACGGCAGTGCTCTATAAACAATCTTTAGATAAACAGGCCGAACAAGCCGACAGCACCTCTGCCGTCGAAGGCAATCTTGCCAAAACAGAAGTATGGGCTGATCAATATCGTCCTGACCAAGTAGCCTTCCTTCAATTTATCCAAGACTTAAATCAAGAAATAAAACTCTACTCCTCTATTCATGCCGAATACAAAACCTTGGTGACTGGTATACAAAAAAACAATACACCCTCACCAGGTATCGCCTGGGCAAACATTGATCATTTGAATCGCCGATTAGAGCAATCGCAAGAACGAATTACAGCAATGAAGCCGCCAACGAACTTAAGTGCTGAAGATCAAAATGCACTGGCAGCCAGCCTAAAAAATTATGCAAATTTTCTTTCCGATTTAGAGATCTCCTATATGCTGATGCAAAATAGTCTGCTTCGTTCTGATCCAGAGGCAAATAAACTATCCAATGCAAGTTTAGAAAAAGCTACCAATAACCTAAAAACCATAAAAAGCGATTTGAACACATTAGCCATTAAATTGAATGTACCGCTAGATGTCCAACTAAAATATCAAAATATTGCCAAACTGCCCGAATTAAGAGAAGTCGTTCCTGCGCAAACTGAATCCATAAAAGATATGGCGATAACAGATACCCAAAAAGCCTCCGCAACGCCACAGTCTTTGCCGCAAGGAAGTATAGACGGTGCTCCCGG